In Arthrobacter sp. CDRTa11, one DNA window encodes the following:
- a CDS encoding lipase maturation factor family protein gives MDWVSWFDASEYEFARQVLQRGVAALYFVAFLSSLNQFPALLGERGLLPVPGYLERFGARGRPTLFRWRYSDALLRSVCTTGLMISALLVAGLPQLGPPWLPLIAFLSLWLLYMSIVNVGQTFYGFGWEMLLLEAGFTVAFLGSDQTDPPRTILILIAWLVFRLEFGAGMIKIRGGQEWRDLTALYYHHETQPMPGPLSRQAHLLPKPFHRLEVLGNHFAQLVVPFFLFAPQPLASAAAGIIIFTQLWLVASGNFAWLNWIAIVLAFAAVSDPVAHAVFPVLPLDWHPDNAGRETPLWWLILTLAVTLLLAVLSYWPVRNLFSRQQLMNASFNRWQLVNTYGAFGTVTRHRIEIVVEGTLDEDPSDGAEWREYGFKGKPGDVRRLPRQWAPYHLRLDWLMWFLPLRTVHEEWFYAFLTRLLESDRQTLRLLRHDPFDGEPPRWVRARRYLYRFSTRAEFRENRERWVRTPLPQAIPPLSLRRTPGHQR, from the coding sequence GTGGACTGGGTTTCCTGGTTCGATGCGTCGGAGTACGAATTCGCCCGGCAGGTGCTGCAGCGTGGGGTCGCGGCACTGTACTTTGTTGCGTTCCTGTCATCCCTCAACCAATTCCCGGCACTCCTGGGCGAGCGTGGCCTGCTCCCCGTCCCCGGGTATCTTGAAAGATTTGGCGCCCGCGGCCGGCCTACCCTGTTCCGTTGGCGCTACTCAGACGCGCTGCTGCGTTCAGTCTGCACAACCGGCCTGATGATCTCAGCGCTGCTGGTGGCTGGACTTCCCCAGCTGGGGCCACCCTGGCTGCCCTTGATTGCTTTCCTTTCGCTCTGGCTGCTGTACATGTCCATCGTGAACGTGGGCCAGACGTTCTACGGCTTCGGCTGGGAGATGCTGCTCCTGGAAGCAGGCTTCACCGTAGCCTTCCTGGGTTCGGACCAGACGGATCCGCCGCGCACCATCCTGATCCTGATTGCGTGGCTGGTGTTCCGGCTGGAGTTCGGCGCGGGAATGATCAAAATCCGTGGCGGCCAGGAGTGGCGGGACCTCACCGCCCTGTACTACCACCACGAGACCCAGCCGATGCCCGGACCGTTGAGCCGGCAGGCGCACCTCCTGCCAAAGCCCTTCCATCGCCTGGAGGTCCTGGGCAACCACTTCGCCCAGCTGGTGGTGCCCTTCTTCCTCTTCGCCCCGCAGCCGCTGGCCAGCGCTGCCGCCGGCATCATCATCTTTACCCAGCTGTGGCTTGTAGCCAGCGGCAATTTCGCCTGGCTCAACTGGATTGCCATAGTGCTGGCCTTCGCAGCCGTCAGTGATCCGGTGGCCCATGCGGTATTTCCCGTCCTGCCCTTGGACTGGCATCCCGACAACGCCGGCCGGGAGACTCCCCTGTGGTGGCTCATCCTCACCCTGGCGGTAACACTCCTGCTGGCGGTCCTCAGCTACTGGCCCGTGCGCAACCTGTTCTCCAGGCAGCAGCTGATGAATGCCAGCTTCAACCGCTGGCAACTCGTCAACACGTACGGCGCGTTTGGCACGGTCACCAGGCATCGGATCGAGATTGTGGTGGAAGGCACTTTGGACGAGGACCCGAGCGACGGTGCGGAGTGGCGCGAGTACGGTTTCAAGGGAAAACCCGGGGACGTGCGCCGGCTGCCCCGGCAGTGGGCCCCGTACCACCTGCGGCTGGACTGGCTGATGTGGTTCCTGCCGCTCCGCACGGTGCACGAGGAGTGGTTCTACGCATTCCTCACCAGGCTGCTGGAATCGGACCGGCAGACGCTGCGGCTGCTGCGGCACGATCCGTTCGACGGCGAACCGCCCCGCTGGGTGCGCGCCCGCAGGTACCTGTACCGCTTCTCCACCCGGGCCGAGTTCCGCGAAAACCGCGAGCGCTGGGTACGGACTCCGCTCCC
- a CDS encoding sulfite exporter TauE/SafE family protein codes for MFALVLIAVVAGALAQRLAGLGFGLLVSPVLVVLLGPFDGVLIINLCGAASSLLILSRVWRFVDWQRYFRLALAAVAGVLPGAWLASNVPEAPLEICIGVLLFIALLVSQRLTRSSWHARGPVPLVGLGFSSGLMNAAAGVGGPAITAYAIATRWEQKSFSATLQPYFVTTGLSSLVSKYILSGGHVPALEGWQWLGILAAMVAGIVAGDLLSGRVHPGSVRRIVVGIAYLGAASTLAKGLVELAAV; via the coding sequence ATGTTTGCTCTGGTGCTCATCGCCGTTGTAGCAGGTGCCCTGGCGCAACGCCTGGCTGGTCTGGGCTTCGGGCTGCTCGTGTCCCCGGTCCTAGTGGTGCTCCTGGGCCCATTTGACGGCGTGCTGATCATCAACCTCTGCGGCGCTGCTTCCTCCCTCCTGATCCTGTCCCGGGTCTGGAGGTTTGTGGACTGGCAGCGCTACTTCCGCCTGGCGCTCGCGGCGGTTGCAGGCGTGCTCCCGGGGGCCTGGCTGGCCAGCAACGTCCCTGAGGCGCCCCTGGAGATCTGCATCGGTGTGCTGCTCTTCATCGCGTTGCTGGTGTCGCAGCGGCTGACCCGCAGTTCGTGGCATGCCCGGGGGCCGGTTCCGTTGGTGGGGCTGGGATTCTCCAGTGGACTCATGAACGCCGCCGCCGGTGTGGGTGGGCCGGCCATCACTGCCTACGCCATAGCTACGCGCTGGGAACAGAAAAGCTTCAGCGCCACGCTTCAACCCTACTTTGTGACCACCGGCTTGAGCTCCCTTGTGAGCAAGTACATCCTGTCCGGCGGGCATGTCCCCGCCCTTGAGGGCTGGCAGTGGCTTGGGATCCTGGCAGCAATGGTGGCAGGCATCGTCGCCGGCGACCTGCTCTCGGGCCGGGTGCACCCCGGCTCGGTCCGCAGGATCGTAGTGGGCATCGCCTATCTGGGGGCCGCCTCCACCCTTGCCAAGGGACTTGTGGAGCTGGCCGCAGTCTAG